GCGGGCGGCGTCGGTGGTGGCCACGTGCGGCAGGGCCTTCTTCGAGCGCTTCTCGCAGGCCGCGTTGAACTTCTCGGTGTTGTCCAGCAACTCGGTGCGCTCGGCCGCGTCGTCGGGGGTCGCGTCCTGCTGGAAGTACGCGTCGAGCTGCTTGTCGTCCAGGCACTCCACCGGGTCGCTGCGCCCGACACCGCGAGGGTCGAAGCTGACCAGGTCGTAACGGGTGCGCAGGGTCGCGTAGTCCTGGCCGAAGGCGGGCAGCGTGGTGACGCCGGATCCGCCCGGGCCGCCGAAGTTGAAGACGAGCGAACCGATCCGCCGGTCCGCCTCACCACTGGCCTCGGCGCGGATCAGCGCGAGGCCGATCGTGTCCCCCTCGGGGTCGTCCCAGTCGAGCGGCGACTTCATGGTGGCGCACTGCCACTCGTCGCCGTCCGGCAGCGGGGAGGGGGCGGCGCCGCCGCCCTCGGCCTCGGACGGCGCCGGGCAGTCCTTCCAGTCGAGCTTCTGCGCGGTCAGGTCCTCGTCCCCGCCCGCGTCGCCCCCGGAGGTGTCACTGCAGCCCGTCAGCAGGGCGGACAGCACTACGGCGGTGGCGGTCAGGCCGGCGGTGCGTGACCAGGAGGCGTTCGGCATGCGTCCATCGTGCGGTCGGGCGCGCCCGCGTGCTCGGGGCGGGGGCCGTACGAGGTACGCGGGCCTCTCGCACGGCGCCCGCCACGAGGGCGCTACAGAGCCTCTTTCCGCGTCAGGTGGTTGAAGACCAGCCAGCCGGGGAGGACCGGCAGCCACAGCGTGAGCAGCCGGTACAGGAGCACCGCGGGTGCGGCGACCTCCTTGGGCAGACCGACGGCGATCAGGCCGACCGTCAGGGTCGCCTCCACCGCCCCCACACCGCCGGGCGTCGGCGCCGCGGAACCCAGCGCGTTGCCGGCGAGGAAGACGACCGCGACGCTCGCCAGGCTGATCGACGTCGACTCGTCGCCGAAGGCCCGGATCGAGGCGTCCAGGCACATCACGAAGCAGGCGGTGAGGAGCAGCATGCCGCCGATGCCCGTGATCAGCTTCTGCGGGCGCTGCAGCACGTCCAGCATGCGCGGCACGACGCCTGCGAAGAGCGACCGCACGCGGGTGACGACGAACTTCCTCAGGAACGGCACCGAGGTCACCACGAGCACCAGCACCGCGACGGTCAGCAGACCCGCGATCACCGTCCGGGACGGCGACAGCGACGGCGTCTTCTCGGTGCCGGTCAGATAGCCGAAGGCCAGCAGCATCAGGATGTGGCAGCCGAGTCCGAACAGCTGCGACGCGCCGACACTCGCCACCGCGAGCCCCGGACGCACACCGGCGCGCTGGAGGAAGCGGGTGTTCAGGGCGACACCGCCGACCGCGGCCGGGGCGACGATCTTCACGAACGACCCGGCGACCTGCGCGGCGACGGTCCGCATGAACGGGACCCGCTCCGGCACGAACCCCAGCAGGGCCATGGCCGCCGCCAGGTAGCTCGCCGCAGAGAACAGCACGGCCGCGGCGACCCACCCCCACTCGGCGTTCGAGATCAGCGGCCCGAACTCGATGTGGGTGAGCTGGGTCAGCAGGAAGTAGGCGCCGATGGCCCCGGCGATGAAGCTGATCAGTGTGCGCGGACGCACCCGTTCCAGACGGGCCGGCTCGACGGGCGCCTGCGGCCTGATCCGCAGCACCGCGTGCCGGATCAGGGTGAGCAGGTCCTCCTCGCGCGCCTCCTCCAGCGCCTCGTCCACGGCACGCTTCTCCGCCCGCTGCTCGGCGCGTGCGGCCTTCTTGTCGCTCTTCTCGGCCTTGTCGGCCCGCTCAGTCCTCGCGGCCTTCTCAGCCTTCTCGGCCTGCTCGGTCTCGCTGGTCTCCCCGGCCTTGTCGAGCCGCACGGGCGTGTGCGTCGTGCCCTCGCTGCCGGCGGCCTCCGCGCGGGCCAGCTTGGCCTGCCGGGACGACTCCAGGACCGCCTCCCGCTCGCGCTGGGCCCGCTCCCGGGCCAGCCTGCGCAGCGTCGCGCGCGTGGAGCGGCTCAGGGCGATGGGCTGGAGCATCGGCAGGCAGTCCGCCACGGCGTCGGGACCGAGCACGGCCACCGCGGAGGCGACCGCGCGTTCGGCGCCCACCCGCAGGCCGAGCGTGACGAGGAGCTGGGAGACGTCCATGCGCAGCAGCAGGTCCCCGGCGGCGATCTCGCCGATGCGCAGATCCGTGAGGATCACCGTGCCGGAACGATCCACCAGGATCGCGTCACCCACCAGCCTGCGGTGCGCGATGCGCCGGGACTGGAGGGCCCGCACCTGTTCCCAGGTGCCGCGCAACAGGTCGTCGGTGATCTCCTCGTCCGCCAGCGAGTCGAGGCTGCGCCCGCCGGTGTGCTCGTAGACGAGCATCACGGCGTCGGGTCCCAGCTCGGACGTCGCGATCAGCTTGGGTGCGTGGGCGCCGGCCGCGATGGCCGCGTAGGCGAGCAGTGCCTCCTGCTCCAGTGCCTGGCGCAGTGACGGGAGGCTGCTGCGGGTGGCGAAGCCGCGGAGCGTGAGGTTCCGCCACGCGCGGTAGAAGAACCCCTGCGCCTGCTGCTCCCGGTCCACCACCGTGACGTCCAGTGGCCGGCCGTCCTCCAGGGTGACGAAGTAGCGGCGGCCGCGGTCTCCGGTCTCCGCGGTGTCCGACGGCGCCTCCTCGCGCGCGGCGGTCACCGGGCGGAAGCCGACGTGCCGCAGGCCCGCCATCAGCGTCCGTCCGGTGGGGCGGACGTTGGGGGAGCCGACGGCGTACAGCGTTCCGTAGGCCACGGTCCAGCCGATGAGGACCGTCAGAATGATCGAGAACGGCGTCGTGTAGCCGGTGACGAGCATCGAGAAGGCGTCCAGGAGCAGCACGATCCACAGCACCGCGCGCCAGCGCGGTCTGCGGGACATGCCGACGGCCGTCATGTACGCGATGACCGGGGCCAGATAGCCGTGCACCGGGTCGGTCAGCGCGTGGACGTCGCCGGGCGACGGCTGGGTGAGCGCCTCCTGGATGGAACCGGGGGCGGCCTTGGCGACCCAGAGGTCGGTGGCGAGAGTCACCCCGTGCGCGAGGACCGCCGCGAGGACGCCGTCGGCGATCCGCAGCCCGTCCCGTTTGATCAGCCGCTCGATCGCGAAGGCGACCGGCACCAGGAGGATCGCGATGCTGGAGGCCAGTCCGGCGATCTTGATCAGCAGATCGGGTGCCTGCCCCGTGCCCTTGTTGATGTCCTGTTCGAGGCCCGAGGTGGTGCCGTGCGCGAAGGCGGCGACGGCCAGCAGCACGGCGACGGCGAGCACGCCCACCAGGAGGCGCATCAGGTCGGACGGACGGTGCACGCGCGCGGGGAGCAGCGGTTCGTCGCCCTCCACCTCGTCGATGTGGGCCACGTCGTCGGGGTCGGCGGCCGTCGCCGCGCTGCCCGCGGCGGCTCTCCGGCCCGACTTCCCGTCGCTTCGGTCCCCGGTGTCCGGGCGCGACGAAGAGTCAGAGGTGCCCTCGGCGTCCTCGGGGTGCACACCCTGCTGCTTCATCGCCTCTTCTTGCTCCCGTATCACTGGTCACCGCCCGCACGATGGTGGCATGTCGCGTCGGTCTCGGCAGGCATCAGGGTGCCTGTGCGGGCCGCACAGTCTGCCCGAAACGCCGCTTCCGGGCGAGGGACGCGCACCGTCGCGGGCGCGCGGCGTTGTCGGTGGGGTGGGGCAGGATGGGACGGATGAGCGAGCAGAACCTTCCGGACGACGTCGCCCCGGAGTACGCGGACGCGCTGCCCGAGTACGCCGAGCGTGTCCTCGAGGTGACCGAACTGATCCCGCCGGGCCGCGTCATGACGTACGGGGATGTCGCCGAGTACCTGGAGGACGGGGGGCCGCGCCAGGTCGGGCGGGTGATGTCCCTGTACGGGGGAGGCGTGCCGTGGTGGCGCGTCGTCCGCGCGGACGGGGCCCTGCTCGCGGGCCACGAACTGGAGGCGCTCGCCCGCTACCGGGAGGAGGGCACTCCCTTGAAGGAGGCGAGCAGAGCCGCGGAAGGCCACCTGCCGCGCCTCGACCTGAGGCGGGCGCGGTGGGACGGCGGCGAACGCGCGCAGGGTCACACCTGACAGCTTCCGCCATCGGGCGGACGGATGTGTGACCGGTGATCCATGTGAGGTAAATGGGGCACTTCGGGCACGCACGTGGCATGACGTACGTTCGTGGGGCGGGGGGCGCAGGCGCCGTGAGTGACCCGAGGGAAGAAGAGGAGGCTCTCCTTCCGTCTCGACCGTCGGCGTAGCGTCAGCCGCACGCGTCCCCCTCATCCCGGGGCCACCGCCGTACCCGCGGCGCGGACGGCCCACCAGCACACCCACCAGGACCGGCGAACCACGTGAGCTCCTCTTCCTCCACCGGACACCCGTCGCACCCCCAGGTGCGACGGGGGAGCCGTGGCGCTTACCGACTGGTGCGTACCCCGCCGGCGCGCATGGATCCCCCTCGTCTGGACGCCGCACAGCGCGCCGTGGTTGACCACAGGGGCGGACCACTGCTCGTCCTCGCCGGCCCGGGCACCGGCAAGACCACCACGCTGGTCGAGTCCGTGGCGGAGCGGATCGCCCGGGGCGGGGACCCCGAGCGGATCCTGGTGCTGACCTTCAGCCGCAAGGCGGCCGTCGAACTGCGGGACAGGATGGCGCTCCGCATGGGCGCGGCGCGTGCCCCGCGGGCGACGACCTTTCACTCCTTCGGTTACGCCCTGGTCCGCGCCCACCAGGACAGCGAGCTGTTCGTGGAGCCGCTGCGGCTGCTCTCCGGCCCCGAGCAGGACGTGGCGGTACGAGAGCTGCTCGCCGGCCAGGCCGACCTGGAGCGGCTCGGCCTGGCCCATGTGCGCTGGCCGGACGAACTGCGCGCCTGCCTGACCACCCGTGGCTTCGCCGACGAGGTCCGGGCGGTCCTCGCCCGCAGCCGCGAACTGGGGCTCGGCCCGGACGCCCTCGGGGCCTTCGCCCGGCGCATCGGCCGCCCGGACTGGCGGGCCGCCGCCGTCTTCCTCGCCGAGTACCTGGACGTGCTCGATCTCCAGGGCGTGCTCGACTACGCGGAACTCGTCCACCGCGCGGTGCTCCTCGCCCGGCGCCCCGAGGTCGCCGCGCGTCTGGCCGCGCAGTACGACGCGGTGTACGTCGACGAGTACCAGGACACCGATCCCGCCCAGGTCAGGCTGCTGCACACGCTGGCCGGCGGC
This region of Streptomyces ambofaciens ATCC 23877 genomic DNA includes:
- a CDS encoding MGMT family protein codes for the protein MSEQNLPDDVAPEYADALPEYAERVLEVTELIPPGRVMTYGDVAEYLEDGGPRQVGRVMSLYGGGVPWWRVVRADGALLAGHELEALARYREEGTPLKEASRAAEGHLPRLDLRRARWDGGERAQGHT
- a CDS encoding lysylphosphatidylglycerol synthase domain-containing protein, which gives rise to MKQQGVHPEDAEGTSDSSSRPDTGDRSDGKSGRRAAAGSAATAADPDDVAHIDEVEGDEPLLPARVHRPSDLMRLLVGVLAVAVLLAVAAFAHGTTSGLEQDINKGTGQAPDLLIKIAGLASSIAILLVPVAFAIERLIKRDGLRIADGVLAAVLAHGVTLATDLWVAKAAPGSIQEALTQPSPGDVHALTDPVHGYLAPVIAYMTAVGMSRRPRWRAVLWIVLLLDAFSMLVTGYTTPFSIILTVLIGWTVAYGTLYAVGSPNVRPTGRTLMAGLRHVGFRPVTAAREEAPSDTAETGDRGRRYFVTLEDGRPLDVTVVDREQQAQGFFYRAWRNLTLRGFATRSSLPSLRQALEQEALLAYAAIAAGAHAPKLIATSELGPDAVMLVYEHTGGRSLDSLADEEITDDLLRGTWEQVRALQSRRIAHRRLVGDAILVDRSGTVILTDLRIGEIAAGDLLLRMDVSQLLVTLGLRVGAERAVASAVAVLGPDAVADCLPMLQPIALSRSTRATLRRLARERAQREREAVLESSRQAKLARAEAAGSEGTTHTPVRLDKAGETSETEQAEKAEKAARTERADKAEKSDKKAARAEQRAEKRAVDEALEEAREEDLLTLIRHAVLRIRPQAPVEPARLERVRPRTLISFIAGAIGAYFLLTQLTHIEFGPLISNAEWGWVAAAVLFSAASYLAAAMALLGFVPERVPFMRTVAAQVAGSFVKIVAPAAVGGVALNTRFLQRAGVRPGLAVASVGASQLFGLGCHILMLLAFGYLTGTEKTPSLSPSRTVIAGLLTVAVLVLVVTSVPFLRKFVVTRVRSLFAGVVPRMLDVLQRPQKLITGIGGMLLLTACFVMCLDASIRAFGDESTSISLASVAVVFLAGNALGSAAPTPGGVGAVEATLTVGLIAVGLPKEVAAPAVLLYRLLTLWLPVLPGWLVFNHLTRKEAL